The following DNA comes from Silurus meridionalis isolate SWU-2019-XX chromosome 14, ASM1480568v1, whole genome shotgun sequence.
GCGAATTGCGTATGCCACGCTTTAAAACTCCGGGCGCATGCGCAGAACATATGTGGCAAGGGACTTGAACGGGTGACAACACTGGGTATGAAGAAGTTGCTAACATGGGCAAAAACAATCGAGCTACAGCCTCAAAAGTATCTAATCAGCAAACTGAAGAACTGAATCAAAGGTAGGACTGATTACAACACGTGGACGACTATACATTTGTTAGATTGTGCGACGAATTGTGGCTTTTAGATGTGTTGAGCTTAGGTAATGTTAGCACGTGTTTGTATCCTCTAAGGATATCGTGCGACAGAAAATTGTAGGAAAATGACACATCTCGTACATCACTTACAATTATAGTTCACAGTCGTTCACTTACAAGCATATctctctaataataataataacaaaagccTATTaacatatataattttatatatttatatctatgtATGATTTAGGACAGATTCCTATATCTAATAGGTTACATATTCCTAACACCAAAACACCAAATTAGAacaaatgttattaaacaaaacatttcactgaTTCATTaggctatttaaaaaaatgcacacctGAAATCCAATCAAAATCACAGTGTGGTTTGTAACAGGCAGCACATTTGTGCTACTGGAGCTCTTCTGTGGGACTGGACCAGACACATCCTTCAATTAactagaagtacagatactgaCTAGACTTTTCAATcaagtttaatattttgttactTAGTGAATGCATCCAGGcagaacatccaccatatagaacacaagcagagaaaagatggtgttgatcaggtgatcaggaatgtctctgttctcagtcatgtttacatcactgactccctctgtctcatccacgttatccacattgccttctgccttgctcattgttagcttcgtaaactagcctacgttgtggcgtgtgagagccaggaaatgatacaccagtggtagattgaaaaagccgcacaatgacaagaaataggttgatggactaaaagcaaagaaaaaatattgacatttcaccaaatagactcagactaaagtaaaaatgtaagaagtagaaagtacagatatttgtaaaaaatttaatgagtgaaagtaaaaagtctgaaaagaaatagtgaagtactgataccagaaaaagtATTTGCACTTTGCTACATCACACCTCTGCCTACGATAATGCCCGAAagagcatcagaactggaccatTGGCTAAAGGTGGCCTGGTCTGATTAATCATATTTACTTTTGCATGGTCGTCACTTAGCTGGCAGTCTGGCTGAGACAGAATGAATATCCTTGCAATGTTTATATAGAAAACATCGGGTTTTGTATTCACATGGGTTAAATaggaatactttattgatcccatatGAAAATAGATGGTTTCTGTCGCTCACAGTAAAAGATCAAgtaaagattaaagtaaaaataagaaatttaaataaatatacctATTAAGGTGTATATATCAAGAGAAATGTAATTTGTAGCAGCAACGAAACACAGATGGCAAAAAAAGTCAAACTACAATAATAGTTATAaatgttattgcacatgtaactaATTAATATTGCACTTAGATTATTGCACACAATTGCCCAAGGTATCAACAATGTATAAGTGTGGCatgacaatatataaatataacatataaatataattatgcaTTATTGTAATTAACGTATaacatctatttatctatctagtTATGTATTTTAATTGCCACAAGCAAAAATTATCTGATTGCTCAGTGATGCATCATGGTTGTATATTACTGAACGTACTCCTCAGACTGACCATGTTTGATTTAGTGGGTGGGATGTTATGCAAGATGGAATATACTTTGCACAGCATCCTCCTTTTAGACACTTTTGTCAGAGTGTCCAGCTCCTCACACAATAACATTGCTGGCCTTGTGGATCAGTTTGTTGAGTCTGTTAGTGTCTGCCACTCTCGGCCTGCTTCCTCAGCATGCCACAGCATAAAGGAAAGCACTGGCCACAACAGGCTCATCAAacatcctcagcattgtccTGCAGATGTTAAAGGACCTCAGCCTCCTCAAAAAATAAAGGTATCTCTGGCTCTTCCTTTTAGAGTACCTCAGTGTTCTTAGTCCATtctagattattattattattattatgtaaaccCCCAGGTATTTGTTATTCTCCACCATCTACACACTAACGCCACAAATAAACACAGGAGTCGCAGGAGGTGCCTTTCCTCATTCTCAGGTTCATGTTACCACCTACATAAACATTGCAGACCAAGTACACATCTTCATAAAAGCAGTATTCCCTAATGGCTGTGGCCACTTGATTCCTCCTACCAAGCTTCCTACCAGCCCTGTTGACAAAATAAACCTTTTCTAACTGCCCATGATCCTATCATCAGTTGTCgtcctttgctttttttttttttttttttttttaagcattccaGGAACACACTGCCTTTATAGCGATGCTCTGACTCAGTTATTAGAGTCACTCAGATAATTAACCATTTTTACTGCCTCCAACACCACCTCATGAATTGAACAGATTTGCATTCAAGTGACCATCGTTGAGCAGTTCATAACTTAACCAATGAGacaactataatgaatggacatcatgtgtcacccagataaagataggttcccttctgagtctggttacTCTCAAGAACAACTTCCAAGAATGCATTGTAGTGGTTCAAATATTAAACTAACATCATTGTATAGTATAAAGTGTTCTTATACATTGTGCTGTTTTATCTTAGTTTATGAAATTAAAGAGTTGCGCAacacaactttattttttttctattagcaagaaatggaagaagaaaaatgacGTGAAACCTCGACCGGATGAACATCTGGATCAGATCCCGTTTCAACTCCGTGCAATTATgaaaagtaaagagaaaatgaatATGGGATCCAGTAAACTGAAGAAAATGATGAGAGGTATGAATTGCAGGACGAGTACAGTGGACACAacctctttccctttttttgagATATCCCTTGgatcaggggtgtccaatctttttcaCAAAGTGGTgctgtgggtgcaggttttcattccaactaATCAAGGGCCATACCCGATAGTCATtgaaaatcattagatttaaacaggtagaatttggtgtgaaCTTGCTTAGTTGGAACGAAAACCTGTATCCTTTGTGGAAATGATTGGACACCCCAGCCTTGGGACATTGTTCATTTTAGTGCAAATGATGACTGCCTTACATAGAGCAACTTTTAGAAATCTTTTGTAGATTcaatggaaaaaggaaaaaaaatgttggtgtCAAATAAAACCCCTAAAATTAAATTCATGTTTTGAGAAACAGATGCACCTTACTGCAATTATCAGTTATCAGTCATTTTTGTTGTATTACATTATTTGCACATTAcattatttgcatattattgttatttgcaCAGCTTCATTTACTGTAATATACTAAATGTACCTTCTGCGTCAAATTGCAGGCTTCCCTACCTACTTCTATCTGTTTACTGCaccataaactttctttcggcttctcctattaggggtcgccacagcaaatcatccgtattcatgatccacatgttggatttggcacgtttttacgctggatgcccttcctaacgcaaccctccccatttatccgggctttggaccggcactaagagtgcactggattgtgcaacactaatggctgggtttggttccctgaccgggaatcgaacccaggccgATGCACCATTCTTCTTAATTTCCTTTTCTAGTATCCATCACACTGTTTACAATTACaaactcattattattattatattgtatcataaatgtagttatttaaatctatttgccttttttttaacacctgGTTGGTTattaactgcattttattattcttagGACTGTCTTCAGTCTGAGAATGGTATGAGCTAAAACAGCTAAGGATTGAACAAAAAAGTTATGTGGCAGAAATGTACAAGCTTCCGAGGAATATTGCAGAAAAGacttaaatactttaaaaaccCAATAACTTATTGCTAATAAATATGGCGATTTATGCAGAAATTCAGAATTTCTGAATGACAGGACAGGAAAATAGTCAGGCAGAAATATACTCTGCATGATCCAAGAATATACAATTATTGATGGCTATTTATACTTCATGTTGAGATTATGAATACAAATGCACGGATGAAATGCAtggtttatactttttatttgcttaattgTAAGTGGAAAATATATTGAATGGAAGCTTTTTATTGTTGAGGACAAATgttgatatatacagtatcttacgCAAGTAAggacacccctcacatttcagcaaccattttcatatatcttttcaagggacaatactatagaaatgaaacatggatatattttagtcagtatgcagcttgtatagcagtatagatttactgtcctctaaaaaaagTAAGTACATAAAGTGAactcctcctgggcatggatttcctcagagctgcacaggttgttgctgggatcctcttccactcctctataatgGCATCACagagcttctccaccttctgcttaaggatgccccacaggtacTCAATAGGGCTTatgtctggagacatacttggccacttccAGCTTCCTCATTTCTCTAGTATTGTCCCTTCAAAAGATGAacatagttgctgaaatgtgaggggcgTACTCCCTTTCGTAAGATACTGTATCTTTTCCTTAACCCCACATTTCATGTTatcatgcttgtttttttttttttttttttttggtgaccATGCCACTTTGTCCTTCTCAACATGAGAAAAATTAAAGCAACTTGCCCAAAACCTCAGACAAAACACTGGATCCTTATTAGGAGGAAATCTCTAATAACTACAGGTGCCAAGAGCTTCGGTGGAAACAATTGTATGCAAATATAATATTCTTGGgaaatactattattatatgGAATTACATTCaggaaaaattatttatttgaatatgaATTTTAGAAAGATACAGGCTTTAAGTAAACTTGATGAtcacaataaaagtaaaaaataaaaataaaaaaaaagagactactgcataaatataattaaaaattacacttaaatattaaatcaggACTCGGATCACACAATCAAcgacatgtaaataaatgttttacatataaTGGCATTTACTCAATAGTTATTGAactgaataaatacaatttaaagctTTTAATAAGTCGTTTTAGCCCATGGGCCAACTATATGACTGACTCCCATTAAGTCTCTTTGTTGAGTCATGCAAGTGCAAGGGGAAAACTTTAGCTAGCAAACTATGGGCACATTGTGTGATAGGATTGCAGTGGTTGacaaaaatctaatttgttAGTGTACTTTACCAACCTTTTTAACGTAACTATACTGAATAATTTCcatttagggagacttttactttaacttcactacatttcaacgtcaaatctttttttttttttttggtgaccATGCCACTTTGTCCTTCTCAACATGAGAAAAATTAAAGCAACTTGCCCAAAACCTCAGACAAAACACTGGATCCTTATTAGGAGGAAATCTCTAATAACTACAGGTGCCAAGAGCTTGTGGAAACAATTGTATGCAAATATAATATTCTTGGgaaatactattattatatgGAATTACATTCaggaaaaattatttatttgaatatgaATTTTAGAAAGATACAGGCTTTAAGTAAACTTGATGAtcacaataaaagtaaaaaataaaaataaaaaaaaagagactactgcataaatataattaaaaattacacttaaatattaaatcaggACTCGGATCACACAATCAAcgacatgtaaataaatgttttacatataaTGGCATTTACTCAATAGTTATTGAactgaataaatacaatttaaagctTTTAATAAGTCGTTTTAGCCCATGGGCCAACTATATGACTGACTCCCATTAAGTCTCTTTGTTGAGTCATGCAAGTGCAAGGGGAAAACTTTAGCTAGCAAACTATGGGCACATTGTGTGATAGGATTGCAGTGGTTGacaaaaatctaatttgttAGTGTACTTTACCAACCTTTTTAACGTAACTATACTGAATAATTTCcatttagggagacttttactttaacttcactacatttcaacgtcaaatctttttttttttttttttttttttttaaactcaactacattttgcaaaatgagtcgttagtttttatttatgaatagaaatttggataaaaacttaactggtcaaaacACAGAGCAAGCCACCAATTGTTTTGATTGTGTTGAACGACACAGTTCTGCATCAgatcaacagcaagcagaacattttgagaggaataaatgatttaaGAAACTCCTGACTAACGTGCCACAACACAATTATTTTTGAAGAAGTTAAAAAGGTTTTGAGGTCATGATCACTTTAATAgatataaatcagtgtttgattcattaatatcattctatttatAGATAGTTGTGCTAGGACATTatagtcttttcacataaactgagttgatttcCTTTCAGTTTATTCATTGTCTAACAGCTCCTTTCTAAATCTACAGATTTGACTtgaggaggaaaaaatgccTCTTTAGTTAGCAAAAGGTGGTTCATGTTGACATGCTCTTCTTTTTCTGTTATTCTTAGTAATTCTACATACAGTAAATGACCTTCCAGtgtcatgtgtttattttttctctaaTTGCATTCATACAGTTTGGCTTTGAATGGTCTTTCTCTGCAATGTTTGATGAAAATAATACTTTGAACCTTCTTGTCCACTCTTTACTGTAGCAAAAAAGCCCAAGGCACAGACAGAGATCAATGAGCAGGAACACATCAGAGTTCCACACTTTCGGAGGGGAAAGAAAGAGTCAGAGAAGAATTACCTGTGGCGCATGTCACAAGAAACACAGCGTGTTTTGTTTCTCACCAAAAACCAGCCAGAGAGACGTCCTGAGCAATACATGAaggagaaaacaacaacaacaacaacaacaacttccaacaaagaaattcataaagaaGTGTTAGTTTTTGTCTACATCTAACATTGTaccaattatttttattgctgaagtCCTTTTGAttgatatttttaatgttttgtttgcaCTTTCTGTTAAGGTCTAAAAAAGGAAGATGCCAGCGTAAGAAAAAAGTCAAGAAAGAGAAGTTTGTGGAAAATAAGATATTTGTAGGCATGTATCCACTTCcacttattaacattttatatatacagtaaaactctgttgtacgagcaacctatagtacgagcaaacggagatacgaacaaacttgctcgcaaaattttaccctgtttcacgagcaaatttcgaaggcacgagcaaacccacactgccggttccccgttttcggcggagggtcgcatcagtcgcttagttgatgacgtatcactcggtcgctctcgttgttcagtgcagcaaaaacataactttttttagttttatattttttatttcactagaaatcttgaagaATTTCTCCCaataaaatcagtgatggtgctgtgaaagcGAAAGTAAGTAGAATTACCAtagaaaccgaggaggttatgagcgtggtgtgtctcacactcgcaaccaaccactatcacatgagtaagtgttatatttacattacggtaatttgcggtgtatttgtttgttaaaataggctacgaATACTttataagtgcagaaataagcgatcgaatgagatctcggaacggattaaatctcttttacattcattctaaTGGGGAAAatcgagcaattttcaagaacgaattatgctcgtacaacggggttccactgtgtgtgtgtgtgtgtgtgtgtgtgtgtgtgtgtatatgtgtgtgtgtatatatatatatatatatatatatatatatatatatatatatatatataatgattactttttattttttttattttatttttttattctacccGCACCTTATACACAGTGTCAcgttttatgtttaatttttctttttttttttttttttaaagataaagtaCAGTTTGGAGAGGTTGCTATGGCACCTCCATCACTGACTGTTAAACCAAAGAAGGCTCCTGTAAAATCCCAGGTAAGCTATATCTGAAATCTTGTCTTCATTTATGagaagttatttaaaaaaaaattgaattaaaaaatgtattctgaCTTTTCTTGATACTAAAGTttgaatatttttatgtttggcGATTTTATGTTTCTCTAGAAGGCCTCCAACAATCTTCTTCTAAGTTCTATGCTTGGCCACACTGATGTGTCAACAGCTAAGCCGTCTATGGCAAGACAGAGGATAATTAAGGAAGAACATGAAAGGGTTGTCCACGCTTACCGCCAACTAAAGAGGCAGATTATGGAGCGAAAAGAGCAGCAAAAGGCAGGGATAAACAAATTTCAAAACCCTGAATGAACCTTCCAGGAAGATTGTACAAAAGACACTAATCTGTAAATCAACAAATATTTCTACAGTTCCgtttgtattgtatttcatgattttttttaaatttggaaTTAGGATATGTTTATGCTCTTCTTTTCTGCTATAGTGTTTTTACAACTACTGATCTCGATTCAAGCAATATCATATATTATAGACATTCTTAACGGAACCTAAATTAACCTCTTAACAGCAGACATTGGAGAAGGTACATGGCAGGCGAGGCAACAGTCTAATAGAGTGACATGAGCAAGATAGCATTAACTCGTGTTTACTGAAAATCTTGGAGTACAAATAAGCAAACAGGCCAGCACACACTGATGCcataatattttaatcaataaattgATAATGAACAGAAAGGTTTGAGGTCTATGCATGGAGCTGAGcaacacatttttcactgcAGCGGAGCATAATAGAGATTGTGTGAGAATAAACTGTGTATGATCATTCAACaacgtttttacaaaaaattaatagttttttatttgttctttaatattaatttacttttaatttatcTGCAGCTGTTGGAGTGAATTTCCCTCTAGGATTAATAAAGCTGTCTGTGTTTCTAGCTATCTATCTTTCTAGTTATCATGTTGGCTGTTATCAGTTGATTGATCGATCACTCAACTGCTGCCTCAACTGATGAATGTGGACGTAACCTgaatagaaattaaaattatttttggaaaccaaGGTCACTGCAAATTAAaaagagggaccatctggcttgttatcagcacttcaaaagcctgcatctctgatggtatggggggGCATTAATGCCTATGGATTGGGCAGCTttgacatctggaaaggcaccattaatgctgaaaggtaaatacaggttttagagcagcaTATGCTTTTATCCAGACCACATCTTTTACAGAGACGGCCATGCAAATTTTAGCTAAACCgtatactgcatctattacaatagtaTGGCTTTGTAGTAGCAGAGTCAGGATGCTGATCTGGGCAGTCTGCAGTCCAgatcatttacatttggcagatCATTGTAAGGcggggaaccacccactggtccaacggCGGTTTCCatagtataattttgatggatgtttcTTTAGTTATGTtgattaagctctggcattacactcgttAATTCGGTTCGCACAGTCGCACATgatcctagtatgggccctataattaatatactggtcaacggtcatacgtgaatcagtattggtcgctgccagaggttggactatatgcTTAAGCGGCCACTCTCtgcgtgctcaactttaaacatactttatttagtccccttagaggtgacaattattacaataattatttctaaccacagataatgaatagaataatattgaaataatcagaggttgaggctgaccctatttagagtgatcAGAAATGTTATTACTTACAGTGTCAAGATTTACagagcaacacagaataaaatcaaacataacaatttattaaccaggtaagaaaatcacaattcaaagccaatttgtagttcaaataaatataacacaaatacaagccaatagtatttacatttaaacaggaaatataaaacctttcatacctggtaAAAACGACACACAGTGCGTGTgggatatctgtttacagattccctgaattgttggtcagtcctccttaaatacccagatagagtaaacattatgtaaacattatttagcaaTGGAAGTTTccattgattggttcttacagacccgtgggaggcacctcgcctgtatacatctgtagtgggGCACGCCCCttgtatagagttatgttttctttaactttattaaaccttttttattatttgttctattgctgtggAAATGGGAActgtgtaccagtcgcgataaacctttgtaaagaaatgaaacgaacattttctgtcgttatttacatgtgatatgacctttcttacacataatcatctggtgtgctgtagaatgtcCTGTGTTGAGGATGTAACAGGGAAAGGAGGGAAGAGGGTCAGACACTtgtctgcagatccaccatttgtatggagatgtggtggtcaagaccaagggtagctctccggggagcctactgtattccagATAAAGTTCTGGTTCTCGAGAGGGGTGTTGCGGGGTCTTGgtcccctgccgtgagtcctggaggaaacGTGTTGTGTCATAAAGAGCTCTTTTAATGTCCTTGTTGCCTCGGGCATCTACAGGGCCCACACCCTGCActctcgggcatccatgctgtgttctcggggagggccgaccttttggtcaggatcaagcaaaagtcttacatcatgaaacgaaaaatacgacaaagaagacc
Coding sequences within:
- the ccdc137 gene encoding coiled-coil domain-containing protein 137; protein product: MGKNNRATASKVSNQQTEELNQSKKWKKKNDVKPRPDEHLDQIPFQLRAIMKSKEKMNMGSSKLKKMMRAKKPKAQTEINEQEHIRVPHFRRGKKESEKNYLWRMSQETQRVLFLTKNQPERRPEQYMKEKTTTTTTTTSNKEIHKEVSKKGRCQRKKKVKKEKFVENKIFVDKVQFGEVAMAPPSLTVKPKKAPVKSQKASNNLLLSSMLGHTDVSTAKPSMARQRIIKEEHERVVHAYRQLKRQIMERKEQQKAGINKFQNPE